One window from the genome of Acuticoccus sp. I52.16.1 encodes:
- a CDS encoding xanthine dehydrogenase family protein subunit M codes for MYATTYYAATSLDDAVAKLKSDEDAKFLAGGQTLIATMKQRLAAPTILIDVTKIPELKGIAVEGDRLVIGAASKHSEVSMSSVVKGAIPSLSGLAATIGDPAVRNMGTMGGSLANNDPAADYPAAAMALDAIFTTTKGTYSAADFFTGIFETALAEDEILVKISYQVPRKAAYEKFRNQASRYSLCSVFVAQLADGPRVAVTGSGNNGVFRVPEMEAALAADWSPAAVTSVKIDPDTMLSDMHGSAEYRAHLVPVLAGRAVTKAG; via the coding sequence ATGTACGCAACGACTTACTATGCCGCGACGAGCCTCGACGATGCCGTCGCCAAGCTGAAGAGCGACGAGGACGCCAAATTCCTCGCCGGCGGTCAGACCCTGATCGCCACCATGAAGCAGCGGCTCGCCGCCCCCACCATCCTGATCGACGTCACCAAGATCCCCGAGCTGAAGGGCATCGCGGTGGAGGGCGACCGCCTGGTGATCGGCGCGGCGTCGAAGCACAGCGAAGTGTCGATGTCGTCGGTGGTGAAAGGGGCGATCCCGTCGCTCTCCGGCCTCGCCGCGACCATCGGCGACCCGGCGGTGCGCAATATGGGCACTATGGGCGGCTCGCTCGCCAACAACGACCCGGCGGCGGACTATCCCGCGGCGGCCATGGCCCTCGACGCGATCTTCACCACCACGAAGGGCACCTATTCGGCGGCCGACTTCTTCACCGGCATCTTCGAGACCGCGCTCGCCGAGGACGAGATCCTCGTCAAGATCTCCTACCAGGTGCCGCGCAAGGCGGCCTACGAGAAGTTCCGCAACCAGGCCTCGCGCTATTCGCTCTGCTCGGTGTTCGTCGCCCAGCTCGCCGATGGTCCGCGCGTCGCCGTGACCGGCTCCGGCAACAACGGCGTCTTCCGCGTGCCGGAAATGGAAGCGGCCCTCGCCGCCGACTGGTCGCCGGCCGCCGTCACCTCGGTGAAGATCGACCCGGACACGATGCTGTCCGACATGCACGGCTCGGCCGAGTACCGCGCGCACCTGGTGCCCGTGCTCGCCGGACGTGCCGTGACGAAAGCGGGCTGA